The following proteins come from a genomic window of Burkholderia stabilis:
- the bluB gene encoding 5,6-dimethylbenzimidazole synthase, which yields MRFDDSAIAAVYRAIFERRDMRHFTPAPVDPAVLARLLRAAHHAPSVGFMQPWRFIRITDPALRTAIHALVEAERRATADALGERQDEFMRLKVEGVRECGELLVVALADGRERHVFGRRTLPEMDLASAACAIQNMWLAARAEGLGMGWVSLFDVDALRTLLRMPDGAKPIAVLCVGHVDAFYAKPMLEAERWAARMPIEACLFENGWDDPAALDTADACASPAPLSSPESVTPEAGVSDATDAITEPAPSAARPGGSPERIA from the coding sequence ATGCGTTTCGACGACTCCGCCATCGCCGCGGTCTACCGCGCCATCTTCGAACGGCGCGACATGCGCCATTTCACGCCGGCGCCCGTCGATCCGGCCGTGCTCGCGCGCTTGCTGCGCGCGGCGCACCACGCGCCGAGCGTCGGCTTCATGCAGCCGTGGCGCTTCATTCGCATCACCGATCCCGCGCTGCGCACCGCGATCCACGCGCTGGTCGAGGCCGAGCGCCGCGCGACCGCCGACGCGCTCGGCGAGCGCCAGGACGAATTCATGCGGCTGAAGGTCGAAGGCGTGCGCGAATGCGGCGAGCTGCTGGTCGTCGCACTTGCCGACGGCCGCGAGCGCCACGTGTTCGGCCGCCGCACGCTGCCGGAGATGGATCTCGCGTCCGCCGCGTGCGCGATCCAGAACATGTGGCTCGCGGCGCGCGCGGAAGGGCTCGGGATGGGCTGGGTGTCGCTGTTCGACGTCGATGCGCTGCGCACGCTGCTGCGGATGCCCGACGGCGCGAAGCCGATCGCCGTGCTGTGCGTCGGACACGTCGACGCGTTCTATGCGAAACCGATGCTCGAAGCGGAGCGCTGGGCCGCGCGGATGCCGATCGAGGCGTGCCTGTTCGAGAACGGCTGGGACGATCCGGCCGCGCTCGACACCGCCGATGCGTGTGCATCGCCCGCGCCGCTTTCGTCGCCCGAATCCGTCACCCCGGAAGCCGGCGTATCGGACGCAACGGACGCCATCACGGAACCGGCGCCATCCGCCGCGCGCCCCGGCGGGTCACCCGAACGCATCGCCTGA